Genomic DNA from Bosea sp. (in: a-proteobacteria):
CAATTGCGAGAGGACATGGATGGGCAGGAGAAAGTTCGGCCTGCAGGCGACCCACCGACCATCGTGGGCCAGTGCACCGCCCGGAACCAGACAATGCACATGAGGATGATGTGTGAGCGCTTGCCCCCAGGTGTGGAGAATGGCGACGGCACCAACCTCGCCACCCAGATGGCGCGGATCACGGCCGGCGGTCCTCAGCGCGTAGGCCGCCGCCTCGAACAGGATGGCGTAGACAATGGCCTTGTTCTGGAAGGCCAGCGCGCCGATCGGGGCAGGCACTGTGAAGACGACATGGAAGTAGGACGTGGGCAGCAGATCCTTTTCCCGCTCCGCCAGCCATGCCTCCCGCGCCGCGCCCTGGCACTTCGGGCAATGGCGGTTGCGGCAAGAGTTGTAGGCGATGCGGCTGTGCGTGCAGCCGTCGCAAGCTTCCACATGCCCGCCCAGAGCTGCCGTGCGGCACAGCGCGATGGCGCTCATGACGCGCGTCTCGACCCGGCCAAGCGGCACGGGCCGTTCCCGGCGATAAGCAGGACCGTGGCGGCGGAAGACATCCGCCACCTCCAGAGCGCTGTGCATCTCCGTTACTCAGACGGGAGGCGTCACGGTGAGGTCGAGCCGATCGAGCGGGCTTCGCGTCCTGGCGATTGTCGTGGTCGCCACATGGGTGTAGCGCGCCGTCGTCGACAGATTGGCGTGGCCCAACAGCACCTGGATAATGCGGATATCGGTCCCGCTCTCCAGAAGATGGGTGGCGAAGCTATGGCGCAGCGTATGCACGCTGACCTTCTTCGTCAGGCCTGCCGCCTTTGCAGCCGAGCGGCAGGCCGCGTGCAGAACCTGCACATCCATCGGCTTGTCCGGGCCGCGACCGGGGAAAAGCCAATCGCCTGGGCGTGCCAGCCGCCAGTAGCTGCGCAGGATCGCCAGAAGCGCGGCAGAGAGCATGACAGTGCGGTCCTTCGCGCCCTTGCCGTGCCGGACCTGCAGCACCATCCGGGCGCTGTCGATGTCGGTAACCTTCAGGCTCACCGCCTCCGAGGCCCGAAGGCCCGCTGCATAAGCCGTCGTCAGCGCGACGCGCGTCTTCAGGGAGGGTACTGCCTCCAGGAAGCTCACGACCTCGTCCGCCCCCAGGATCGCAGGCAGCTTGCGCGGTGTGCGGGCGTAGACGATGCGCTCGGGAATCTCGGCGCGGTCCAGTGTGACGCCGTAGAAAAAACGCAGGGCGCAGACCGTCTGGTTCAACGCGGGCCAGGAGATCCCCTGGCTGACCAGATGCACCTGGAACGAACGCACGTCCTCCAGACCAAGCCAGTCTGGCGAACACCCAAAATGGCGGCTGAACTTCGTCACCGCATGCAGATAGGATCGCTGTGTGGCTGGAGACAGATTGCGCAGTGTCATGTCGTCGATCATGCGTCGGCGCAGGGCGCTCATCGCAGGCTTGGCTTCGGTCATCGGGAACTCCTGGTGGGATGAGTGGCTTCAACACCCAAACCTTCCCATCAGGAGCTGCCCGTCACAAACCGCGCACCCCTCCCGCGACAGCGGGTTCGTTCAATCCCTCTCGACTCATTCAGATCGGATTCCGCTCTAGGGCCCTGGGCTGGGGCGCGAAGCGGATTGCTGCCGAGCTTGGGTGTTCAAAGAATACGGTGAAGCGCTGGCTTCGCTATGGCGATTGGCGTCCCTGCGTGACGCCGTCGCGCACGAAGCGGCTCGACGGCCTGGCCGACTGGCTGGCCAAACGCTTCCGCCGCCATCGCGGCAACGCCGATGTCTTCCGCCAGGAGCTCGCCGTCGAGAAGGGGGTCAGGGTAAGTCTCCGCACGGTGGAACGTGCGGTGGCGCCGCTGCGGCGCGAGCTGGTGGCGGAAGCGAGAGCGACGGTGTGCTTCGAGACGTAGCCGGGCCAGCAGCTGCAGATCGACTCCGGCGAGCGGCGGGTCGAGCTTGGCGGCGCGCCAACGAAGGTGTTCTTCTTCGTGGCGACGCTGGGCTACTCGCGTCGGCTTCATGTGCAGCCCTTTGGCCACGAGAAGCAGGAGAGCTGGTTCGCCGGCATGGAAGGCGCGTTCCAGGCCTTCGGCGGCGTGCCGCGCGAGGTCCTGCTCGACAATGCCCGCGCGCTGATCCTGGACC
This window encodes:
- a CDS encoding tyrosine-type recombinase/integrase, producing MTEAKPAMSALRRRMIDDMTLRNLSPATQRSYLHAVTKFSRHFGCSPDWLGLEDVRSFQVHLVSQGISWPALNQTVCALRFFYGVTLDRAEIPERIVYARTPRKLPAILGADEVVSFLEAVPSLKTRVALTTAYAAGLRASEAVSLKVTDIDSARMVLQVRHGKGAKDRTVMLSAALLAILRSYWRLARPGDWLFPGRGPDKPMDVQVLHAACRSAAKAAGLTKKVSVHTLRHSFATHLLESGTDIRIIQVLLGHANLSTTARYTHVATTTIARTRSPLDRLDLTVTPPV